From the genome of Haloplanus vescus:
TCGTAGAGATGGACGAGGACCTCTGTATCGGTCTCCGTAGTGAACTGGTGACCTTGATCTTGGAGATTCGTGCGAAGTGATTCGTAGTTGTATATCTCACCGTTGAAAATGACGGCGACGGTGTCGTCCTCGTTAAAGATCGGTTGCCTGCCGGTATCGAGGCCGACGATACTGAGGCGGCGATGAGCAAGGCCGACAGGACTATCTACGTGGATTCCTGCCTCATCAGGGCCACGGTGGACGAGACAGTTGTTCATCTGCCGGAGAGACTGCTCACTTGGAGATGTAGAACGAGAGTACAAACCCGCAATTCCACACATGATAGAGTTACCTGTTCACAGAGGAGACACAGTAATCAGTTTTGCTATCGCTGACGTAATTCAGAGTGGAATATCGGGAATTGGAGAGCAGGTGGGCAAGCGATACGGCATTTTTTGAGATGGGAAGGAAGAAGCACAGAGAGTGTTGAGCATTCACGGGATATTCGTGGAGTGTTGGCAGGATCAAACCAGACTAGTCTGAGCTGGATCGGTTAGGATCGGATTCCATGAACGAATCTTTGCCCCAACGGAACGGCCACACGAACTTCACGTGCTCACTGATTCCGATTCCGCCAAAGAGGAAGATGACCCAGAGGAACATTTGCCGGTGGCGCATTCCTGTCCCGTAGTTGACTGTCCCGACACCGTATAGAATTACTGCAACAACGAGACCTACGAGTAGTCCGATGGTTGCGGAGGGATTCTTCTGTCCGAGTGAACGGATACCCCATATCGAAGCCATGGTGAATGCGATACTGACGAGTCCCTCGATACCGACGAGCAGGTCAGGGATCGTTTCGATCATCCACGGAAACGGTGCATAGAGGAAGTACGCTCCACCGACCCAGCTGAACGCGGCGAGTTCGAGAATTGTTTGTGGTATCACGTCGGGAAGATAGATTGTACGACCGCGGGCGCGAACGACACGAATGTAGGCCAGAAATTCGACTCCGTCTCGGATGACCGGAAGCGAGAGCACGAACGCGACTGGTGAGAGTGCGAGCCCCAAACCTGTGGTTGATTTCGAAATATATCCAGACTTAATCATATATGCGGCGATTGCCGCACCGATAGCTGCGGCAATAATAATTGCGTTATCATCGCGTTGGAGAAGCGAGATATGGAGTAGAACAGCTGCAAGCGCGTACGAAAACCAGTAGGGACGCTGTTGTAGGGGTAGTATCAGAAGTCGGGCTGCCGTAGTGATTGCGAACAGAATGATCGCTTCGCGGAGTAGTGTACTGTGGATGGCAACGAAACTCGGATAGAATATCATTGGAAGCGCCGCAGTAATGCCAGCATGGTGAGAGTGGTAGTACCGGGCAATGAGATAGACATTATAAATCGCAAACGCTCCGAGAAACGCATTTCCAAGGCGTGCATAGAGACCACTCGGGCCGGGTAGTAACCAGAACGGGGAGAGGAAGGAGCCCCATAGGTTATATGGATCAACTGATGTCAAAGGATAGATCAGTTCTGAGAAACCAACTGAACCAGATACGTACCGATAGGGCTGCCCATTACTAATACCACGCGCAATTAACGCCGCAGTATTTCCGAATTTGATGGCGTCAGCCTGAGAGTCGGGATTGAGGTTAGTAACTGTCGTTATGCCGGCAGAAATAAATCTGAGTATGAGCGTGAGGACGAATATCGGGATAGTTTGTTTCGCTTCTTTATCCATGGATTGGAAGAAGGCTTCTTTTTAATCGCAAGATAAACCGTATACGGTGTCCGTAGTGATGCGCAGTATATAACCGATACGGAGTTGAGTGGATGACTAGTACAACTGAGAGCGGATAGCGGGAAACAACGAAAATTTAGGTATAGAGGTCAGAATTTCGGACAATGGAACAGTCGCCGGGCAAAAATATACTCTACATATCTTACACAGGCTTACTCGAACCACTCGGACAATCACAGGTATATCGGTATCTGGATCGCCTTGCGGAGAGGCATAAAATTACACTTGTTACGTTTGAGAAACGAGAAGATGTCAAAAAAAGAAAAAGATTTGAAGCGATGAAACAGAGGGTAGAAAATGCGGGAATTCAATGGCATCCGATGCGATACCATCGAAAGCCGTCGCTACCCGCAACCATATGGGATCTTTCCAGAGGATTCATAACCTGCTTGAGATCAATCCGCCGCAATGATATTGACATTGTACACTCACGAAGCTATGTCGCCTCAATTCTTGCCTTGCTATGCAAACGTTTGTTCGGAACTACATTTGTTTTTGATATGCGTGGGTTCTGGGCAGATGAACGCATTGATGCTGGTATTTGGGATGAGGATGATCAAATCTATCGGATTGCAAAATGGTTTGAGACAAAGTTTATTGAACAAGCAGACGTAGTTGTTTCATTGACCAATGCTGGAATTGGCGCAATACGATCGTTCGATCATGTGGATACCAGTAATACACAGTTTGAGATGATTCCAACATGCGTTGATCTCGAGCTGTTTACACCCAACCCAGAACAGCGGAGTGAAGACTTCGTGGTTGGGTATGTCGGATCCGTAGGAACTTGGTATCTATTTGATGATGTACTTGATTGCTTTGAGCTGATTCAAGATCGGAAGCCCGAAGCACAGCTTGCCATACTCAATAAAGGAGACCATGAATTAATCAAAGAAAAATTGCGAGAACACGACATTGACCCATCTGTAATTTCATTAAAATCTGTCCAGCACGAACAAGTCCCAAAAGAGATGAATAAAATGGATATAGGAATCTTCCTCATCAAGCCAACATTTTCCAAGACGGGGTCATCGCCAACAAAAATGGGAGAATTTCTCGCCTGCGGAGTCCCCTGTCTGAGTAATGCAGGTGTCGGGGACGTGGAAGAAATTCTTGAGAGTAACGAAGTCGGAGTGGCAATGGAATCACTAGATCATACTGCCAAGCAAGAAGCCGTAGAAAATATTCTCAAATTACATTTGAGTTCGGAAATCGCCACTCGTTGCAGATCAGTGGCAAAATCGTACTACTCGCTCTCGGAAGGGGTTGAGAAATACGATAAGATCTACCAATCAATATCGTCCGATGAGTGATTTTGATGTACTATTTCTGACAAAGTATGGTAGAAAGGGAGCTAGCAGTCGCTATCGGTTGTTACAGTATTTCCCATATTTCGAGGAATATGGTATTCACTGTTCATGCAAACCACTGTTTTCGAATGAATATCTTGAATCGCTGTATGCGACGGGCGAACGTTCAATAGAGGCTGTAATAAATTCCTATATTCGACGAATTCGGGACATATTAAACGCACAGAAATATGATGTTATTGTTATCGAAAAAGAACTCTTTCCGTATATTCCCGCTATATTTGAGCGTCTACTTAGTGCTCTCAATATACCCTATATTGTAGACTACGATGATGCAATATTCCACAACTATGACCAGTCAGATCGGCCGATAATCAGACGTCTCTTGGGCAAAAAAATCGATATTGTAATGCGGGAAGCTGAGATCGTTGTCGTTGGGAATGAATATCTGGCTTCTCGAGCTCAACAAGCAGGTGCGTCCCAGATTAAAATCATACCGACAGTTATTGATCTAGATCGGTATCCACATGTTCCACCAAATGAGAACGGAACGTTCACTATCGGATGGATTGGATCTCCAACAACAGCCAACTATGTGGAACAGATTGCGCCGGCACTTCGAGAAGTATGCAACGAAAACGACGCACGCGTCGTCCTCGTAGGCTCGGGTGAAGTGGAGTTACCGGGCGTTCCTCATGAAGTGAAAACATGGTCAGAAGAGACAGAAATCAAAAATATTGTTGAGTTCGATGTTGGAATCATGCCACTTGAAGAGACACCGTGGGAGCGGGGAAAGTGCGGGTTCAAGTTAATTCAGTACATGGGATGTGGGAAGCCAGTCGTAGCAACACCAGTCGGTGTCAACGCTGAGATCGCAGAGGACGGACACAATGGCCTACACGCCACTACAAATAATGAGTGGGTAACCGCATTGGACCGTCTCTACAAAAATCGGGAACTAGCAAAGACAATGGGAAATCGTGGTCGTCAACGTGTTGAGGAACAGTATTCTTTGACCACAGTAGTACCAACGTGGGCAGATATATTGAATAAATTTTCGAAGTGAATAAAATAAAAGTAAGAATTATTCAAGATAACCCAGATCGCGTAATTGGCGCTTATTTGGGCCTTCTGTAGTCGCATCGGATTGCTGCTCAGATTCGAAGTCCTGTGGGAACTGGATACTATCTCTGCTGAATTCGCCATAAGTGATCTCTGGCTTCAGATATGCTTTCAATTGTTTCATCGTCCCTGAAGATAGTTTACGGACCATATTTGAATATGGAGCATAATAATACTCGTATGCGAGAAGATAGCTAAGTCTTGAACTGATCGAATTTAAATGTCGAACGATACCTCCTTTAGAGGTCCACGCCGAACTAGCCTGATACGACATCATCGGATAGTCCGGCTGACGCCAGATTTCCGAACGGACAATCCGGTTATTGATTCTTTCTGAGTCGCGGTTCCATATATCATATCCATTGACGTGAGAAGGAACCGTTTTATTTAATGCAGCAAACACAGTCGGAACAATATCTGTTGTTGAAAGTAATACATCAATCTCCTCATTAGTAGGGAGATTAGCACCCATAAACACCATTGGCACAGAAACGAGTTCAGGAACAACAGGAGCGCCATGGTCATACAGGCCACCATACTCCCCGAGGAGTTCACCATGGTCACTCGTCAGAATGACCAGCGTATTCTCAAACTCTTTTCTAGATTTTAGCTGAGCACAGATATTTGAGAATCGGTTCATTGACTCATCTACACCCTCACGATACAAGTCCCTAATTCGGCTGGGATCGTCTGCTAAATCCGTGAAAAACTCCTTATGTGAATTCCACTGGGCCTGCTCACCCTTACCATACTGCATATGGCCCCCCTGATCGTGAATAACGAGTGTAAATGGGGATTCAATGTCATCTATAGTTGTATTATCTTGTTCATGGCACATTCGGAGAGGCGGTTTGTTTTCTGGATCAGGTACTGTAGCCCAGACGTTAGTTGCGTCAATCCCAGAGTTCGACGTAGCATTCAACAAATTTGGTGTTGCGGGTAACGTATCCGTTAATTCCCATACTCGGTGATTGACTGGATATTTACCAGTCATAATAGATGGAAATCCCGATCCAGTAAATGTAGATGCTGCAATCGCACGACCCCACATAGAGTTGGATTTCACAGAGTTAGGAAGTTCGTCGAAACGTAAACTATCCGAAATAAAAACTAGAATGTTTTCGACTTGCTTGACCGAAGTGAGGTCAGATAGCATGGCTATAGAGATTCATTGCTCATAACTAAATGATTTCATTTAGCAACTGATTTGAGAATATCTTGTAATTCATTAGCATAATCTTCTGTCCAAAGTTTTTGACGACTAACCTCTTGTCTAGCTTTGATTCCAATTTCTCGCCTCTTTTCAGGATTGTCGATTAATTCCTCCATTTTGGAATACCACTCCTTATTCGTGCTTGCGAATAAAATAGAGTTGCCAGGATTAGTAATTTTCTCTAAAGGCTCAATTGAAGAAGCGATAACCGGGATTCCTATAGACATGCAGCGTATTATC
Proteins encoded in this window:
- a CDS encoding phospholipid carrier-dependent glycosyltransferase, producing the protein MDKEAKQTIPIFVLTLILRFISAGITTVTNLNPDSQADAIKFGNTAALIARGISNGQPYRYVSGSVGFSELIYPLTSVDPYNLWGSFLSPFWLLPGPSGLYARLGNAFLGAFAIYNVYLIARYYHSHHAGITAALPMIFYPSFVAIHSTLLREAIILFAITTAARLLILPLQQRPYWFSYALAAVLLHISLLQRDDNAIIIAAAIGAAIAAYMIKSGYISKSTTGLGLALSPVAFVLSLPVIRDGVEFLAYIRVVRARGRTIYLPDVIPQTILELAAFSWVGGAYFLYAPFPWMIETIPDLLVGIEGLVSIAFTMASIWGIRSLGQKNPSATIGLLVGLVVAVILYGVGTVNYGTGMRHRQMFLWVIFLFGGIGISEHVKFVWPFRWGKDSFMESDPNRSSSD
- a CDS encoding glycosyltransferase family 4 protein; the protein is MSDFDVLFLTKYGRKGASSRYRLLQYFPYFEEYGIHCSCKPLFSNEYLESLYATGERSIEAVINSYIRRIRDILNAQKYDVIVIEKELFPYIPAIFERLLSALNIPYIVDYDDAIFHNYDQSDRPIIRRLLGKKIDIVMREAEIVVVGNEYLASRAQQAGASQIKIIPTVIDLDRYPHVPPNENGTFTIGWIGSPTTANYVEQIAPALREVCNENDARVVLVGSGEVELPGVPHEVKTWSEETEIKNIVEFDVGIMPLEETPWERGKCGFKLIQYMGCGKPVVATPVGVNAEIAEDGHNGLHATTNNEWVTALDRLYKNRELAKTMGNRGRQRVEEQYSLTTVVPTWADILNKFSK
- a CDS encoding glycosyltransferase family 4 protein, with protein sequence MEQSPGKNILYISYTGLLEPLGQSQVYRYLDRLAERHKITLVTFEKREDVKKRKRFEAMKQRVENAGIQWHPMRYHRKPSLPATIWDLSRGFITCLRSIRRNDIDIVHSRSYVASILALLCKRLFGTTFVFDMRGFWADERIDAGIWDEDDQIYRIAKWFETKFIEQADVVVSLTNAGIGAIRSFDHVDTSNTQFEMIPTCVDLELFTPNPEQRSEDFVVGYVGSVGTWYLFDDVLDCFELIQDRKPEAQLAILNKGDHELIKEKLREHDIDPSVISLKSVQHEQVPKEMNKMDIGIFLIKPTFSKTGSSPTKMGEFLACGVPCLSNAGVGDVEEILESNEVGVAMESLDHTAKQEAVENILKLHLSSEIATRCRSVAKSYYSLSEGVEKYDKIYQSISSDE
- a CDS encoding sulfatase-like hydrolase/transferase, translating into MLSDLTSVKQVENILVFISDSLRFDELPNSVKSNSMWGRAIAASTFTGSGFPSIMTGKYPVNHRVWELTDTLPATPNLLNATSNSGIDATNVWATVPDPENKPPLRMCHEQDNTTIDDIESPFTLVIHDQGGHMQYGKGEQAQWNSHKEFFTDLADDPSRIRDLYREGVDESMNRFSNICAQLKSRKEFENTLVILTSDHGELLGEYGGLYDHGAPVVPELVSVPMVFMGANLPTNEEIDVLLSTTDIVPTVFAALNKTVPSHVNGYDIWNRDSERINNRIVRSEIWRQPDYPMMSYQASSAWTSKGGIVRHLNSISSRLSYLLAYEYYYAPYSNMVRKLSSGTMKQLKAYLKPEITYGEFSRDSIQFPQDFESEQQSDATTEGPNKRQLRDLGYLE